The Chlamydia poikilotherma DNA segment AAAAAAACTTCTGATGAATCGTGGTCAGTTGTGTCTAAGAAAACATTTGCTAGAGGAAATAAAGGGTAACACTAAGGAAATTATAGCTAGAAATGTCGATGTTCATATTGCTTCTTTAAGAAAAAAATTAGGGCCCTATGGGTCAAAAATTTCTACAATTCGAGGTGTTGGTTATTTATTTTCAGAAAATGATAATCTAACTAACTCATCAACCAGCGAAACGACAACAATCTATCCTTAAAATAACTCTTGATTACTCCTTGTCACTAAATTGCCATAACTAGACAATATCTTAAAAAGCTATGACCTGTCATGATATTCGCATCTGTTTTATTTTCTCCTGAAGATTTCCCTTTTCCAGAACTTATTACAGAAGCGTATTACACTTGGGATATTTTAGCATTAATAGATAAAAAATTATCTACATATGTGTTCTCAGGTATTCACGGTACCGTAGAGTCTGGAGCTTTTCTAAAGAATATAGAGAGTATAGAAATTGCAGAAGGTGCTTACGTAGAATCAGGAGCCTATATTGCTGGTCCTTGCATTATAGGTCCTCAAACAGAAATACGCCATGGCGCCTATCTACGTGGTGGTGTAATTACGGGAACAGGATGTGTGATAGGACATTGCACAGAAGTAAAAAATGCTTACTTTGGTCATCAAGCTAAAGCAGGACATTTTGCTTATGTAGGAGATTCTGTTTTAAGTTCAGAAGTTAATCTCGGTGCCGGAGTGCGTTGCGCGAACTTCCGTCTTGATGGGAAAAACATCTCTGTTACTTGCGAAGAAGGAAAGATAGACACCCAATTAAGAAAAGTAGGAGCCTTTCTCGGTAGAAGAGTTTCTATAGGGTGTAACACTGTTATTAATCCTGGGCATTGTATTCCTGCTCATACAACAATTTATCCCGGAAAAGTCATCTAGTTAGGGGAAGTGTTATGGTCGTTATGGATATATTCGAAACTTATCGAGTAATGATAGAAGAAGGTATAGAGTCCTCTTTAGAAGATTTTGGGTCTAAAGGATTATCTGTGCGTGCACCTGTAGAATATTCTCTAACAAGTGGTGGGAAACGCATTCGACCCATGCTAGTTTGTATGATCGCTAAAGGTCTCGGTATGAATAGAGATGTTTTAGACTCTGCCCTAGCTATAGAATTCATACATACATCTACGTTAATTGCTGATGATCTTCCTTGTATGGATGACGATGATGAGCGTCGCGGACGTCCTACAGTACATAAAGCTTTTGATGAAGCTTCCGCTTTACTAGCATCTTATGCTTTAATTCCCTCTGCATATTCTCGGATCCGTTTAAACGCAAAGAAACTCAAATCTCAAGGTATAGATCCTAGAGAAGTAGATATTGCTTACGATATTATTTCTGATGTTACAGATAAGAACTTTGGTGTTAACGGTGTTTTAGGAGGACAATATGAAGATATGTTCTTTAAAAATGAGGGGCCCGAATATGTCCAATTAATCATCAATAAGAAAACCGGTGCTCTTTTTGAAATAGCTTGTGTTTCTGGTTGGTTATTTGGGGGCGGTGATCCTTTATGCGTTCCTCAAATAATTGAATTTTCTCAAACTTTTGGTCTGTTATTTCAAATGAAAGATGATATTTTAGATATGCATCAAGACCGTCAAGATGTGGGATTGAACTACGCACTGTTATTCGGATTAGACGCTGCAAAAGAGCTTCTAAATACTTCAATGGATAAGTGTATTAGATTACTCAACCACCTTAAACAACATGGTTTGAAAGATTCTTCAGAATTAGAAATGCTTATAGAATATATGGGTGTTCGCGATTATTAAAGTAAGAAGTATTAAAAAATCTGGGTGAGAGGATTTGAACCTCCGCCCCCTTGCACCCCATGCAAGTGCGCTACCAGGCTGCGCTACACCCAGGAAAACTTTAATTTTATAAACAGGTAATTCCTTCGAACTGGAATTCGCACTTTTTAAATTCTGCAACACCAATTTGAGCACATCTTTCAATAATAGTTTCTAAAGTATCTCCCGCAGATACATCAGCGGATTCTATATCTACTGCTATAGATGCCGTAAAAGAGGCTCCTCCTTTCTCTCCCCTAACCTTAAAGTTAACGAAAATACCCTGCTTGGTTTTAGAAATATTTTTAAACCTAACTAAGTTGTTATCGATAAGGTTTTTCATTTTATGACCTTCGTCTTGGAAAGCAACAAAAATACCAACCTCTAAGGTTCCTGTAAACGCAAAGATTATATTTAAGAAATTACTAAGAAGATCTTTTTCGTGATTCTTGTTTTAGCCTACCCAAATCACACTCGGAATAATCTACGAATTTAAAAAAAGTTTCGTATGTCGGGTCAAAATTAATCACTTCTTTAGCCATATCTATGGCTATTCTTCGATAATTTTCATGCCCTTGAATTTGTGAACGTAGTTCACAAAGCCATTGTAAAGCTCTTCCATTAATATGGAAAAACCAGCGTATATTGTAGGCTAAAGGAACAACGTATTGAGCTTCTTCAGGAAATTCTATAGAAATTTGGTTGTAAGCTTCTTCAGCCTTCTCCATAGCTTCTCTAAAATCCTTCTCCATAGGAGTGTCTAATAACTGTTCAGGAATATGATATCCAAGATTTGTTGTGAGTAATTGGCGTTCTTGAGTAAGTATTCTATGCCTTTGAAGATCTCTATAAGCTCCAAAATCAGCAGTAATGTCGAATCCAAATTCCAAACATTCCAGTCCTCTTGGAGATTTATGTCGGCGATTTTCTCTCGATGAAGATCCTGCTTCTAAAACGCGAATGAGATCTTCCCTTGGCATAGACCGGCAGATATGAATCAGTTCCTCATAGGTGTGCTCTGAATAAGGAAAAAGAAATCCCGCAGCCACTTTATAAATTCCATCAGGATCACCGTAAACTAAACGAACTCCTGTTTGCTTAGATGGTGAAGAACCTTCACTAAATTTCTCAGCTAAGCTTGTTAGTTGCTCTTTGAGAGTCTGTCGATAATCCAACATAGCTTGATGATGATGATGATGAGATTCAGCACGACTTACAAAAGAAGGAATAATTTTCATTAACTCTGTTAAAGAGTTCTCGCCAATTTCTCTTATTTCTGTGAGGTTGTGGCCTTGAATTTTGTGTAACAACGTTTGCCAAAACCTTCCGTTACCAAAGAATCCTAAATTCGTTAATGTAGCAGCAGGAAGAAGACCACGTAAACAATCAAGAACTTTAGCTCTTAAAGAAATAGTGTAAGCTGATTGTGAAACCTCTGCTTCTTTTGGGTAGATCTTTTCAAAATATGAACGCACTTTAGGAATCAAATCTGCATACGTGTCGAATAAAGAATCACACGTGCCCAAAAACACGTCTTTAAAGGCTGAGGTCATCAAAATAGGGTCGCGGTAGTATAAATACTCCCCTTTTACCTTTTGGTCGAAATAAACGTATCTAGAAGACTTTTCTAAAGGAGACCCTCCAATACGTGCATCTTCTAATATTTTTGCAGCAAGCATGGAAACGCTTTCCATAGCTACGTGAGCACCACCTAATTCTCCTATAGAATCATCTCCAAACCCATCAAGAACTCGTCTATAAAAATCAGCAGCTTTATGTAATCCAACTTCAAAATCCACACCAGAATCATCTAAGAAATCTCCTCCTTCGCCCTCCAAAAACTCTTTTAAAAGCAAAGAACGTAAGCCTAATGTAGATCTAGAATATTTAGAAAATAGAGCTCCTTTAACCACTTCCGGAAGATTC contains these protein-coding regions:
- a CDS encoding LpxA family transferase codes for the protein MIFASVLFSPEDFPFPELITEAYYTWDILALIDKKLSTYVFSGIHGTVESGAFLKNIESIEIAEGAYVESGAYIAGPCIIGPQTEIRHGAYLRGGVITGTGCVIGHCTEVKNAYFGHQAKAGHFAYVGDSVLSSEVNLGAGVRCANFRLDGKNISVTCEEGKIDTQLRKVGAFLGRRVSIGCNTVINPGHCIPAHTTIYPGKVI
- a CDS encoding polyprenyl synthetase family protein, whose protein sequence is MVVMDIFETYRVMIEEGIESSLEDFGSKGLSVRAPVEYSLTSGGKRIRPMLVCMIAKGLGMNRDVLDSALAIEFIHTSTLIADDLPCMDDDDERRGRPTVHKAFDEASALLASYALIPSAYSRIRLNAKKLKSQGIDPREVDIAYDIISDVTDKNFGVNGVLGGQYEDMFFKNEGPEYVQLIINKKTGALFEIACVSGWLFGGGDPLCVPQIIEFSQTFGLLFQMKDDILDMHQDRQDVGLNYALLFGLDAAKELLNTSMDKCIRLLNHLKQHGLKDSSELEMLIEYMGVRDY
- a CDS encoding FAD-dependent thymidylate synthase; this translates as MLSRDDEFSSEQKKSLSHFVTNLETNIFVLKNLPEVVKGALFSKYSRSTLGLRSLLLKEFLEGEGGDFLDDSGVDFEVGLHKAADFYRRVLDGFGDDSIGELGGAHVAMESVSMLAAKILEDARIGGSPLEKSSRYVYFDQKVKGEYLYYRDPILMTSAFKDVFLGTCDSLFDTYADLIPKVRSYFEKIYPKEAEVSQSAYTISLRAKVLDCLRGLLPAATLTNLGFFGNGRFWQTLLHKIQGHNLTEIREIGENSLTELMKIIPSFVSRAESHHHHHQAMLDYRQTLKEQLTSLAEKFSEGSSPSKQTGVRLVYGDPDGIYKVAAGFLFPYSEHTYEELIHICRSMPREDLIRVLEAGSSSRENRRHKSPRGLECLEFGFDITADFGAYRDLQRHRILTQERQLLTTNLGYHIPEQLLDTPMEKDFREAMEKAEEAYNQISIEFPEEAQYVVPLAYNIRWFFHINGRALQWLCELRSQIQGHENYRRIAIDMAKEVINFDPTYETFFKFVDYSECDLGRLKQESRKRSS